The following coding sequences lie in one Thalassoglobus polymorphus genomic window:
- a CDS encoding PhoH family protein, with translation MSHATATIPLLHSDEARLLFGPGDSHLRQIRESLGATIVLRGDTIVLEGTDEQVESTTGAFKQLRETIKRDGIAHEAVVRRILERGNTTVPVTAESIDLFEKAKRIQPKSEGQKEYVDKIRKEDLIFCKGPAGCGKTYLAVAMALNALRSEKVRRIVLVRPAVEAGEKLGFLPGDMMAKVNPFLRPLVDAMNDMLNFEQVRLYMENDVVEIAPLAFMRGRTLNDTFIILDEAQNTTITQMKMFLTRMGEGSKIVVTGDATQSDLPEDVQSGLDDAIRRLGQIRGVGVVELSGSDIVRHRLVREIVQAYEQPSHSNRISKS, from the coding sequence ATGTCCCACGCGACTGCGACAATTCCATTACTTCATTCTGATGAAGCGCGCCTGCTTTTTGGACCAGGTGACAGCCATCTCCGCCAAATTCGAGAATCCCTCGGTGCAACAATCGTGCTACGTGGGGATACAATTGTTCTCGAGGGGACTGATGAACAAGTTGAAAGCACCACCGGTGCCTTCAAACAACTTCGGGAGACCATCAAACGAGATGGAATTGCTCACGAGGCCGTTGTTCGTCGAATCCTGGAGCGGGGAAATACGACAGTCCCCGTCACTGCCGAATCCATCGACCTGTTTGAAAAAGCCAAACGTATCCAACCCAAGTCGGAAGGACAGAAGGAGTACGTAGACAAGATCCGCAAAGAAGATCTCATTTTCTGCAAAGGCCCTGCCGGTTGTGGGAAAACCTATCTCGCAGTGGCGATGGCTTTGAATGCTCTACGTTCCGAAAAGGTCCGCCGCATTGTGCTTGTACGACCGGCTGTCGAAGCTGGAGAGAAGCTGGGCTTCCTCCCTGGCGACATGATGGCCAAAGTGAATCCGTTCTTGCGTCCGTTAGTCGATGCCATGAACGATATGCTCAACTTCGAACAGGTCCGCCTGTATATGGAAAACGATGTCGTCGAGATAGCCCCGTTAGCATTCATGCGAGGTCGGACTCTCAACGACACTTTCATCATTCTTGATGAAGCACAAAACACGACGATCACCCAAATGAAAATGTTCCTGACCCGCATGGGAGAAGGTTCAAAGATTGTCGTCACTGGAGACGCCACACAATCCGATTTGCCCGAAGACGTCCAGTCAGGACTTGACGACGCAATCCGCCGTCTCGGTCAGATTCGAGGTGTGGGCGTCGTGGAACTTTCAGGTTCGGATATTGTCCGGCACCGATTGGTCCGAGAAATCGTGCAGGCATACGAACAACCGTCTCACTCCAATCGAATCTCGAAATCATAA